The following are encoded together in the Malaya genurostris strain Urasoe2022 chromosome 3, Malgen_1.1, whole genome shotgun sequence genome:
- the LOC131437252 gene encoding zinc finger protein 91-like, producing MSSEFSGNSITNITPTADYTFDDCADPEPSDLICVLCLRQCTSEQCVQFSTSENDTFFDAFENRSKLENLLNIDLDLKHFVTCLTCWKLVEMFIDFKQCCLKAEQWSHKFINGLSRHQKDNEFWLCHEMFALIDRTHQEIREHFDRMNAEEITPKDVSSLMPMESICIKLDIVEESPPVGNEDTQSKKRPRKNRIVKDALHEDVENPDSLIVEKSDIDVTACEKCDRKFDTEIGHRLHIQHCKGRETGKLEKSYVECSICTASFKDPTSLNYHMNKHKGVKPYKCRQKCDKYFYSAFSRKHHETNCGSDTHVCPHCGALLKNADTLGNHITHVHGEATIGCETCGKMFKSKKKLSRHMLVHTNIRNYPCTVCEKAFKSSYAANVHRRIHTQEKPFICEICGQDFTYKCSLKAHVSRDHGWQAD from the exons ATGTCTTCGGAATTTTCAGGAAACTCAATAACGAATATTACGCCAACTGCAGATTATACATTTGATGATTGTGCTGATCCAGAACCGTCCGATTTGATTTGTGTTCTGTGCCTGCGCCAATGTACTTCAGAACAATGCGTACAATTTTCCACAAGTGAAAATGATACTTTTTTCGATGCATTTGAAAACCGCTCAAAACTAGAAAATCTACTAAACATAGACTTGGATCTGAAACACTTTGTAACCTGTCTAACCTGCTGGAAGCTAGTCGAAATGTTTATTGACTTCAAGCAATGCTGCTTAAAAGCGGAACAGTGGAGTCATAAATTTATCAATGGTTTGAGCCGTCATCAAAAAGATAACGAGTTCTGGCTGTGCCACGAAATGTTCGCATTGATTGACCGAACTCACCAGGAAATTAGGGAGCACTTTGATCGAATGAATGCTGAGGAGATAACACCAAAAGATGTATCCTCCCTCATGCCCATGGAAAGTATCTGTATCAAATTAGATATCGTTGAAGAATCGCCACCCGTCGGAAATGAAGACACTCAGAGCAAGAAACGACCGAGGAAAAACAGAATAGTCAAAGATGCGCTACACGAAGA tgtCGAGAATCCGGATTCATTGATTGTGGAGAAATCCGATATCGATGTGACAGCATGTGAGAAATGTGATCGTAAATTCGATACTGAGATCGGACATAGACTCCATATTCAGCATTGCAAGGGTCGAGAAACTGGGAAGCTGGAGAAATCCTACGTTGAATGTTCAATTTGTACTGCTTCATTTAAAGATCCCACATCCTTAAATTATCATATGAACAAGCACAAAG GTGTCAAACCGTACAAGTGTCGACAAAAATGTGATAAATATTTCTACAGTGCATTTAGCCGCAAACATCACGAGACAAATTGTGGTTCGGATACTCATGTTTGCCCACATTGCGGGGCTCTGCTGAAAAATGCGGATACTCTCGGCAATCACATAACGCACGTGCACGGAGAGGCCACCATTGGCTGTGAAACTTGCGGGAAGATGTTCaagtcaaa GAAAAAACTCAGCCGCCATATGTTGGTGCACACGAATATTCGAAACTATCCCTGCACTGTGTGCGAAAAAGCGTTCAAATCATCTTATGCCGCCAATGTACACCGAAGAATACACACCCAAGAGAAACCGTTCATTTGCGAGATTTGTGGTCAGGATTTCACGTACAAATGCTCTTTGAAGGCTCACGTGTCCAGGGATCATGGATGGCAGGCAGACTGA
- the LOC131437251 gene encoding zinc finger protein 813-like isoform X2, translated as MSKSSKWLQKKYAASYRQRQREKKLALRAKEANFVQQSTNFTPFEDPLLEVSTIKEVPTADVFTVREIEQVTVKSEVIDFSEISFCALCLRECGLDLLVNVSLLKEMDIQSVVFQQKLHLMFGQELKLDTFSMCLTCWRLVETFADFKQCCLEAQFQISQYTRGLNVDQESDHWQKSSTIEMIDQMQSMIHKHANRLESGQWMTHLIPSSDCATAESKPDKSKTMIKSTVSYNDSIPDSNDTKENIVLDAKKDQLEESMAAINTVEVDVHTCEKCTRRFDSKHGLAVHLLGCSGTEKSKKVGKSMYNCHMCPVTFTNRACLIGHINKHNGVKPYKCRKSCEAYFYGTSGRRQHEYKCDKNPFICHHCGQILSCRKYLRRHIQSVHGNHEFSCNICERTFPTSSRLEIHLKTHSKERNFACDMCNKTYKSAVALKVHKRVHTQEKPYKCVMCGEAFMYTNALKNHVERLHRGKMETVA; from the exons atgtCTAAATCGTCTAAATGGCTTCAAAAGAAATATGCTGCTTCATATCGGCAGCGACAGCGAGAAAAAAAACTCGCCCTGCGTGCAAAGG AAGCAAATTTCGTACAGCAATCAACAAATTTTACCCCTTTCGAAGATCCTCTTTTGGAAGTTTCTACAATTAAAGAAGTGCCAACTGCCGATGTTTTCACAGTTCGAGAAATTGAGCAAGTTACTGTTAAATCTGAAGTAATTGATTTCTCTGAAATCTCATTTTGTGCACTCTGTTTGCGAGAGTGTGGTTTGGACTTATTGGTCAATGTCTCCCTTTTGAAAGAAATGGATATTCAGTCGGTTGTGTTTCAGCAGAAACTACATCTAATGTTTGGTCAGGAATTAAAATTGGATACATTTTCAATGTGTCTAACATGCTGGAGATTGGTTGAAACATTTGCCGATTTCAAGCAGTGTTGTCTGGAAGCGCAATTTCAAATTTCTCAATATACGAGAGGCTTAAATGTAGACCAGGAATCGGACCACTGGCAAAAAAGTTCTACGATTGAAATGATTGATCAAATGCAGAGTATGATACATAAGCATGCCAATCGCTTGGAGTCTGGGCAATGGATGACACATCTTATTCCATCTAGTGATTGTGCGACGGCAGAATCGAAACCTGACAAATCCAAAACTATGATTAAATCAACAGTCTCCTACAATGACTCGATACCGGATTCGAATGATACGAAAGAAAA TATAGTACTGGATGCGAAGAAAGATCAACTAGAAGAATCCATGGCTGCTATCAATACAGTAGAAGTGGATGTCCACACTTGTGAGAAATGTACACGGCGGTTCGATTCGAAGCATGGACTTGCAGTGCACTTGTTAGGCTGTAGCGGTACCGAAAAATCGAAAAAGGTTGGAAAATCAATGTACAATTGCCATATGTGCCCGGTTACATTCACCAACCGAGCATGTCTTATCGGTCACATTAATAAGCATAATG GTGTCAAACCATACAAATGTCGCAAAAGTTGTGAAGCATATTTCTATGGGACTTCAGGCAGACGTCAGCATGAATATAAATGCGATAAAAACCCATTTATTTGTCATCACTGCGGCCAAATACTTAGCTGCAGAAAATATCTGAGGCGTCACATACAATCTGTGCATGGCAACCATGAATTTTCTTGTAACATTTGTGAGCGGACCTTTCCTACCag TTCACGTCTTGAAATACACTTGAAAACACACTCGAAGGAACGAAACTTCGCATGCGATATGTGCAACAAAACATACAAATCAGCAGTGgcactcaaagttcacaaacggGTACATACCCAAGAAAAGCCGTACAAATGTGTAATGTGTGGAGAGGCTTTTATGTACACAAACGCCTTGAAGAATCATGTTGAGCGGCTTCATCGAGGTAAAATGGAAACAGTAGCCTAA
- the LOC131437251 gene encoding zinc finger protein 578-like isoform X1, whose amino-acid sequence MSKSSKWLQKKYAASYRQRQREKKLALRAKEANFVQQSTNFTPFEDPLLEVSTIKEVPTADVFTVREIEQVTVKSEVIDFSEISFCALCLRECGLDLLVNVSLLKEMDIQSVVFQQKLHLMFGQELKLDTFSMCLTCWRLVETFADFKQCCLEAQFQISQYTRGLNVDQESDHWQKSSTIEMIDQMQSMIHKHANRLESGQWMTHLIPSSDCATAESKPDKSKTMIKSTVSYNDSIPDSNDTKENFTHGSIVLDAKKDQLEESMAAINTVEVDVHTCEKCTRRFDSKHGLAVHLLGCSGTEKSKKVGKSMYNCHMCPVTFTNRACLIGHINKHNGVKPYKCRKSCEAYFYGTSGRRQHEYKCDKNPFICHHCGQILSCRKYLRRHIQSVHGNHEFSCNICERTFPTSSRLEIHLKTHSKERNFACDMCNKTYKSAVALKVHKRVHTQEKPYKCVMCGEAFMYTNALKNHVERLHRGKMETVA is encoded by the exons atgtCTAAATCGTCTAAATGGCTTCAAAAGAAATATGCTGCTTCATATCGGCAGCGACAGCGAGAAAAAAAACTCGCCCTGCGTGCAAAGG AAGCAAATTTCGTACAGCAATCAACAAATTTTACCCCTTTCGAAGATCCTCTTTTGGAAGTTTCTACAATTAAAGAAGTGCCAACTGCCGATGTTTTCACAGTTCGAGAAATTGAGCAAGTTACTGTTAAATCTGAAGTAATTGATTTCTCTGAAATCTCATTTTGTGCACTCTGTTTGCGAGAGTGTGGTTTGGACTTATTGGTCAATGTCTCCCTTTTGAAAGAAATGGATATTCAGTCGGTTGTGTTTCAGCAGAAACTACATCTAATGTTTGGTCAGGAATTAAAATTGGATACATTTTCAATGTGTCTAACATGCTGGAGATTGGTTGAAACATTTGCCGATTTCAAGCAGTGTTGTCTGGAAGCGCAATTTCAAATTTCTCAATATACGAGAGGCTTAAATGTAGACCAGGAATCGGACCACTGGCAAAAAAGTTCTACGATTGAAATGATTGATCAAATGCAGAGTATGATACATAAGCATGCCAATCGCTTGGAGTCTGGGCAATGGATGACACATCTTATTCCATCTAGTGATTGTGCGACGGCAGAATCGAAACCTGACAAATCCAAAACTATGATTAAATCAACAGTCTCCTACAATGACTCGATACCGGATTCGAATGATACGAAAGAAAA TTTTACACATGGCAGTATAGTACTGGATGCGAAGAAAGATCAACTAGAAGAATCCATGGCTGCTATCAATACAGTAGAAGTGGATGTCCACACTTGTGAGAAATGTACACGGCGGTTCGATTCGAAGCATGGACTTGCAGTGCACTTGTTAGGCTGTAGCGGTACCGAAAAATCGAAAAAGGTTGGAAAATCAATGTACAATTGCCATATGTGCCCGGTTACATTCACCAACCGAGCATGTCTTATCGGTCACATTAATAAGCATAATG GTGTCAAACCATACAAATGTCGCAAAAGTTGTGAAGCATATTTCTATGGGACTTCAGGCAGACGTCAGCATGAATATAAATGCGATAAAAACCCATTTATTTGTCATCACTGCGGCCAAATACTTAGCTGCAGAAAATATCTGAGGCGTCACATACAATCTGTGCATGGCAACCATGAATTTTCTTGTAACATTTGTGAGCGGACCTTTCCTACCag TTCACGTCTTGAAATACACTTGAAAACACACTCGAAGGAACGAAACTTCGCATGCGATATGTGCAACAAAACATACAAATCAGCAGTGgcactcaaagttcacaaacggGTACATACCCAAGAAAAGCCGTACAAATGTGTAATGTGTGGAGAGGCTTTTATGTACACAAACGCCTTGAAGAATCATGTTGAGCGGCTTCATCGAGGTAAAATGGAAACAGTAGCCTAA
- the LOC131437901 gene encoding zinc finger protein 561-like isoform X1 translates to MPPVSSDRQAAKSTKNAVAFYEHEETEARISPERTSSTNPESTMRCTLCLRVALENDFLSISKDLQQTSDSDIQNKLDRLTNFLSFLSESVRIYNICRTCLMLIEMINDFKQCCCWAESWAKQHSEEHSFQKDTDDWWSSSTTDKIKHIHSAIQERAEFIEMEEKNRNSQITDETPASYASLIKLEIDFDVERMDHDGTDNKKLDKCEGESDTENESDIQFQSDTHEVEIFNKVDIEIITCKTCHRRFDTKSGYSIHVQYCSDKKPNKAIHTCSICSATFVNRRYLEDHTNKHRGIKPYECQNKCGLSFYGAQAKKSHEKHCGIDKLVCSYCGTQLSSEVVLQEHVSSVHGEAKFCCKACGRMFKSKKCFKKHMLVHSDVRNYVCEICQKAFKSSYARWVHLRIHTQEKPFACNICEEKFTYNCSLKTHVKRAHGLSKKTASKT, encoded by the exons ATGCCTCCTGTTTCAAGTG ATAGGCAGGCTGCGAAGTCCACGAAAAATGCAGTGGCGTTCTACGAACACGAAGAAACCGAGGCACGAATTTCTCCAGAAAGAACAAGTAGTACAAATCCCGAATCAACGATGAGATGCACTCTGTGCTTGCGTGTTGCCCTAGAGAatgattttttatcaatttcaaAAGATTTACAGCAAACGAGCGATTCCGACATACAAAATAAGCTTGATAGATTGACGAACTTTCTGTCTTTCTTGTCAGAATCCGTGAGAATTTATAATATTTGCCGAACCTGTTTGATGCTTATAGAAATGATTAACGATTTCAAACAGTGCTGCTGTTGGGCTGAAAGCTGGGCTAAGCAGCATTCTGAGGAACACTCATTTCAAAAGGATACCGATGATTGGTGGTCTAGTTCTACTACTGataaaataaaacatattcatAGTGCGATTCAGGAACGTGCCGAATTCATCGAAATGGAGGAAAAAAATCGCAATAGTCAAATAACGGATGAAACACCTGCATCGTATGCCTCACTTATTAAACTTGAGATTGATTTCGATGTAGAAAGAATGGATCATGATGGAACGGATAATAAAAAACTAGATAAGTGCGAAGGAGAAAGTGATACTGAAAATGAGAG TGATATCCAGTTTCAGTCTGACACGCATGAAGTAGAAATTTTTAATAAAGTGGACATAGAAATAATAACTTGTAAAACGTGTCATAGAAGATTCGACACAAAAAGCGGTTACTCAATTCACGTTCAGTATTGtagcgataaaaaacctaacaaAGCAATTCACACATGTTCTATTTGTTCAGCAACATTCGTCAATCGCCGTTATTTGGAAGATCACACAAATAAACATCGCG GTATCAAGCCATACGAGTGTCAAAATAAATGTGGACTCAGTTTCTATGGTGCTCAGGCCAAAAAGTCACACGAAAAACATTGTGGCATAGACAAACTGGTCTGTTCATATTGCGGCACTCAGCTAAGTTCTGAAGTGGTTCTTCAGGAGCATGTATCGTCAGTACATGGCGAGGCGAAATTTTGTTGTAAAGCCTGCGGACGAATGTTTAAATCGAA gaaatgttttaaaaaacaCATGCTAGTTCATTCTGATGTGCGAAATTACGTTTGTGAGATATGTCAAAAGGCCTTCAAATCATCCTATGCCCGCTGGGTGCACCTCAGAATACACACCCAAGAAAAGCCTTTTGCGTGTAATATTTGCGAGGAAAAGTTTACTTACAACTGTTCTCTGAAGACGCACGTTAAACGGGCTCATGGATTGTCAAAGAAAACGGCTTCGAAAACGTAA
- the LOC131437901 gene encoding uncharacterized protein LOC131437901 isoform X2 yields MPPVSSDRQAAKSTKNAVAFYEHEETEARISPERTSSTNPESTMRCTLCLRVALENDFLSISKDLQQTSDSDIQNKLDRLTNFLSFLSESVRIYNICRTCLMLIEMINDFKQCCCWAESWAKQHSEEHSFQKDTDDWWSSSTTDKIKHIHSAIQERAEFIEMEEKNRNSQITDETPASYASLIKLEIDFDVERMDHDGTDNKKLDKCEGESDTENESFSLTRMK; encoded by the exons ATGCCTCCTGTTTCAAGTG ATAGGCAGGCTGCGAAGTCCACGAAAAATGCAGTGGCGTTCTACGAACACGAAGAAACCGAGGCACGAATTTCTCCAGAAAGAACAAGTAGTACAAATCCCGAATCAACGATGAGATGCACTCTGTGCTTGCGTGTTGCCCTAGAGAatgattttttatcaatttcaaAAGATTTACAGCAAACGAGCGATTCCGACATACAAAATAAGCTTGATAGATTGACGAACTTTCTGTCTTTCTTGTCAGAATCCGTGAGAATTTATAATATTTGCCGAACCTGTTTGATGCTTATAGAAATGATTAACGATTTCAAACAGTGCTGCTGTTGGGCTGAAAGCTGGGCTAAGCAGCATTCTGAGGAACACTCATTTCAAAAGGATACCGATGATTGGTGGTCTAGTTCTACTACTGataaaataaaacatattcatAGTGCGATTCAGGAACGTGCCGAATTCATCGAAATGGAGGAAAAAAATCGCAATAGTCAAATAACGGATGAAACACCTGCATCGTATGCCTCACTTATTAAACTTGAGATTGATTTCGATGTAGAAAGAATGGATCATGATGGAACGGATAATAAAAAACTAGATAAGTGCGAAGGAGAAAGTGATACTGAAAATGAGAG TTTCAGTCTGACACGCATGAAGTAG